The following coding sequences are from one Pararge aegeria chromosome 13, ilParAegt1.1, whole genome shotgun sequence window:
- the LOC120628795 gene encoding lysophospholipid acyltransferase 7-like, which translates to MSVSGVVYYTSLLVCISLGSYYKKISDIDMKRNYGTGLGLFLVCLICGTSMFHSVMMVWGNIIIIKCCDRRYLNQISFAFTWMYLWYMHLNITNMYVICLHQTLALKLVGLAFEMSAVQIRSDAKGVGVSKSNDTDILSEPTATDIISYAYFFIGLHRGPYYRWKIFNDHFNAPFGVLGDCRIITEQKLKKALICALGCWVLSSKYSLEFYFDDAFYEAYSGEVRYLYSVPQLTIYFLQHQAVMMLCTSVFTETGFGVYPAKCHPIPGFGPSARLSFLNIASSSAEVALEEEYNFSMIKCFNNEAVIMGPKMRDTMRGWDMPTRFWFWAYAHKASLKSNREVRSAFSLLAWTIWSGPSLPRFIIGCTLWVYVHLEAEYALLYDTSGSMKLPWDIGFSIMRLFCFLYLTPCFVIDNTSVVLRYYNSIFWVFHIILLILMLSSIYLYKTRVLSEH; encoded by the exons ATGAGTGTATCTGGTGTCGTGTATTACACATCCTTGCTGGTGTGCATATCGCTTGGTAGTTATTACAAGAAGATCAGCGATATTGATATGAAGCGTAACTACGGAACTGGTCTCGGACTGTTCTTGGTCTGTCTGATTTGTGGCACTTCTATGTTCCATTCCGTTATGATGGTTTGGGGCAATATAATCATCATTAAATGTTGTGATCGCCG CTATTTGAACCAAATCAGCTTTGCGTTTACATGGATGTATTTATGGTACATGCATTTAAACATAACGAACATGTACGTGATATGTTTGCACCAAACCCTAGCGTTGAAGTTAGTCGGGCTAGCCTTCGAAATGAGCGCTGTTCAGATAAGAAGCGATGCGAAAGGTGTTGGCGTTTCCAAGTCAAATGACACTGACATCCTGTCTGAACCAACTGCCACTGATATTATATCCTATGCGTATTTCTTCATAGGACTACACAGAG GTCCATATTACAGGTGGAAAATATTTAACGATCATTTCAATGCACCATTTGGAGTGCTAGGTGATTGCAGAATCATCACCGAGCAGAAACTTAAAAAAGCGTTAATATGTGCTCTTGGATGCTGGGTTTTAAGTTCTAAATATTCTCTGGAG ttttatttcgaTGACGCATTCTACGAAGCTTACAGTGGGGAAGTGCGTTATTTGTACAGCGTGCCGCAGCTGACGATATACTTCCTGCAACACCAGGCAGTGATGATGTTGTGCACCAGCGTGTTTACGGAGACAGGCTTTGGAGTGTACCCGGCTAAATGTCACCCAATACCGGGCTTTGGACCTTCGGCTAGACTGAGTTTCCTTAATATCGC ttccAGTTCAGCAGAAGTTGCGTTAGAAGAGGAATACAACTTCTCTATGATCAAATGTTTTAATAACGAAGCGGTGATCATGGGGCCAAAAATGAGAGACACTATGCGTGGGTGGGACATGCCGACTCGCTTTTGGTTCTGGGCGTACGCGCATAAAGCGTCCTTGAAGTCCAACAGGGAAGTAAg AAGTGCATTTTCTCTGTTGGCGTGGACTATATGGTCGGGTCCTTCATTGCCTCGTTTCATTATTGGTTGCACGTTATGGGTATATGTGCATCTCGAGGCAGAATACGCTCTTCTTTATGACACATCAGGCTCA atgAAGTTGCCGTGGGATATAGGATTTTCAATCATGCGACTGTTCTGTTTCCTATACTTGACGCCCTGCTTCGTAATCGACAACACTTCGGTAGTGCTGAGGTATTACAATTCCATATTCTGGGTGTTTCATATAATTCTGTTAATTTTGATGCTTAGTTCGATTTACCTTTACAAAACTAGAGTTTTGAGtgaacattaa
- the LOC120628719 gene encoding pyridoxal kinase, whose protein sequence is MSTNSTPKVLSIQSHVVHGYVGNKSAVFPLQVLGFEVDAINTVQFSTHTAYKHIKGPILNNQDLEELIEGLRLNDVDYYTHFLTGYSRSPDSLKQIAQIIKKLRHKNPNLIYVCDPVMGDNGKMYVPEDILPVYRDVVVPLADILTPNQFEAELITGLKMKDLAGALRVIDALHDRGVKTVVLSSTDLGNGENIVGIASNKDSCYKIEMAKLNANFTGTGDLFAALFLAWFHKTNKNLKLTLEKTTATLQHIVKDTYDKARAIHASGKIPPALIELRLIQNKITIEDPKITVESTKIRG, encoded by the exons ATGTCTACAAACTCAACACCGAAAGTTCTTTCCATCCAAAGCCATGTCGTCCATGGATATGTGGGCAATAAGAGTGCTGTTTTCCCCCTCCAA gtTTTAGGTTTCGAGGTTGATGCCATTAACACAGTCCAGTTTTCTACACACACTGCCTACAAGCACATCAAAGGACCAATTCTCAATAATCAAGACTTAGAGGAACTTATTGAAGGGTTGAGATTGAATGATGTTGATTATTATACTCATTTTTTGACTGGATATTCAAGATCTCCAGACTCATTGAAACAAATTGctcaaataatcaaaaaattaaGACACAAAAACCCTAATTTGATCTATG tgTGTGATCCAGTGATGGGGGATAACGGGAAGATGTATGTACCTGAGGACATCTTGCCTGTGTACAGAGACGTGGTCGTACCACTGGCAGATATACTAACCCCGAATCAGTTCGAAGCAGAACTAATAACTGGACTTAAAATGAAGGACCTGGCTGGGGCGCTTAGAGTTATAGACGCTTTACACGATAGAGGAGTAAAGACAGTAGTTCTTAGCAGTACTGACTTAGGGAATGGAGAGAATATAGTTGGTATTGCCAGTAATAAAG attCGTGTTACAAAATCGAAATGGCGAAACTGAATGCCAATTTCACGGGCACTGGTGACCTTTTTGCTGCGCTCTTTCTGGcgtggtttcataaaaccaataaaaatttgaaacttACACTTGAGAAAACAACAGCGACTCTGCAACATATTGTGAAGGACACCTATGATAAAGCTAGAG CTATTCATGCGTCCGGAAAGATCCCGCCAGCACTAATAGAACTAAGacttatacaaaacaaaataaccaTCGAAGATCCCAAAATCACTGTCGAGTCTACAAAAATAAGGGGTTAA
- the LOC120628720 gene encoding biogenesis of lysosome-related organelles complex 1 subunit 1 produces MLSSLIKEHQAKQSAKRVVQEQKRKECIVAANDLTQALVDHLNVGVAQAYLNQKKLDAEAKLLHQGAINFSKQTQQWLALVENFSSALKEIGDVENWARSIENEMKIITDTLERAYETAQENPSSSQ; encoded by the exons ATGCTGTCATCACTGATAAAAGAACATCAAGCTAAACAATCAGCTAAAAGAGTTGTACAAG AGCAAAAACGTAAAGAATGCATTGTTGCTGCAAATGATTTGACCCAAGCTCTTGTAGATCACTTAAATGTTGG AGTGGCCCAGGCATATTTGAATCAAAAGAAATTGGATGCTGAAGCAAAATTACTTCACCAGGGAGCTATAAACTTTTCAAAACAAACACAACAATGGCTGGCACTAGTTGAAAATTTCAGTAGTGCGTTAAAAGAGATAGGTGATGTTGAGAATTGGGCCAGAAGCATTgaaaatgagatgaaaattatCACAGATACTTTAGAAAGAGCATATGAAACTGCTCAAGAAAACCCTAGCAGTagtcaataa
- the LOC120628742 gene encoding acyl-CoA Delta(11) desaturase-like, translated as MPPLVDPTPSGVLFETDTQTADLGLAKDVSVLKNATPRKYEYVWFNIFWFLLLHIGSLYGVYLALTSAKWQTNVFAFAVHLMCAIGIGAGSHRLWTHRSYKAKTPLRTLLMLWQTMGFQDCIFEWARDHRTHHKYADTDADPHNAERGLFYSHMGWLCVKKLPEVIEGGKRIDLSDLYEDPVVMFQKKHYMKMMPILCFLLPTVIPVYYWNETWLNAFLIPTILRYTIGINVVWSVNSFAHVFGYRPYDKSLNPRENIAVWMICVEGFHNYHHTFPWDYRATEHPVLNMLTPTIMFIDAMAKIGQAYDLKMVTPDIIKQRSQRTGDGTHHLWGWDDPEFTEKLKSRMSTVDHPERKAA; from the exons ATGCCTCCACTAGTAGATCCTACGCCAAGTGGAGTGCTCTTCGAAACTGATACTCAAACTGCAGACTTGGGACTAGCAAAAGATGTGTCAGTGCTAAAGAACGCAACGCCGAGGAAATACGAATACGTCTGGTTCAACATCTTCTGGTTCCTTTTACTCCATATAGGCTCTCTGTATGGCGTCTACTTGGCTTTAACGTCGGCAAAATGGCAGACCAATGTGTttg CCTTCGCTGTTCATCTGATGTGTGCAATCGGAATAGGAGCCGGCTCGCATAGACTATGGACACATCGAAGTTATAAAGCAAAAACACCTCTTCGAACACTTCTGATGCTGTGGCAAACTATGGGCTTCCAG GATTGTATTTTCGAGTGGGCTCGTGACCATAGAACCCACCATAAATACGCGGACACGGATGCCGACCCCCATAATGCTGAGCGGGGATTGTTCTACTCGCATATGGGCTGGCTTTGCGTCAAGAAGTTGCCAGAAGTCATTGAAGGCGGAAAACGTATCGATCTCAGCGACCTTTATGAAGATCCAGTCGTGATGTTCCAGAAAAA GCATTACATGAAGATGATGCCAATCCTGTGCTTCTTGTTACCGACGGTTATCCCGGTCTATTATTGGAATGAAACGTGGCTCAATGCATTCTTGATACCCACTATTCTACGATATACGATTGGCATCAATGTGGTGTGGAGCGTTAACAGCTTTGCTCACGTCTTCGGATACAGACCGTATGACAA GTCACTGAACCCCCGGGAGAATATCGCAGTGTGGATGATTTGCGTGGAAGGCTTTCACAACTACCACCACACGTTCCCGTGGGACTACCGCGCTACTGAACACCCCGTTCTTAACATGCTTACGCCTACTATCATGTTTATAGACGCAATGGCTAag ATTGGGCAGGCTTATGACTTGAAGATGGTCACGCCTGATATCATAAAACAAAGGTCACAGCGTACTGGCGACGGTACTCATCACCTTTGGGGATGGGACGACCCTGAGTttactgaaaaattaaaaagccgAATGAGCACTGTCGATCATCCCGAACGTAAAGCTGCTTAA